From Leptospira venezuelensis, a single genomic window includes:
- a CDS encoding LuxR C-terminal-related transcriptional regulator — protein MKNSDIKVGIVENDESFKDQILKTLESIPEIGGVFHWESAESFWEDEKGRSLDIIFLDIMLAEMNGVELAGKISARDPEISKIMLSNMNSDELIYESLKNGAIGYILKSELKDIADVVDTVLKGGAIITPTIAFRVLNSFKQKDYSGEFKLTPKEKQILDEMVKGKTIGRVAEFLKVSKYTVQHHVKNIYKKLNVHNRAELVRKASDIGLLP, from the coding sequence ATGAAAAATTCAGATATCAAAGTAGGAATTGTAGAAAACGACGAAAGTTTTAAAGACCAGATCTTAAAAACCTTGGAATCTATTCCTGAGATAGGTGGAGTGTTTCATTGGGAATCCGCAGAATCTTTCTGGGAAGATGAAAAGGGTAGGTCCTTAGATATTATTTTTCTGGATATCATGTTAGCTGAAATGAATGGAGTGGAACTTGCTGGAAAAATATCTGCAAGAGATCCTGAGATTTCTAAAATTATGCTCTCTAATATGAATTCAGATGAACTGATTTACGAATCCTTAAAGAACGGTGCGATAGGTTATATTCTAAAATCAGAACTGAAAGATATTGCCGATGTAGTCGATACTGTCCTGAAAGGAGGAGCAATTATTACACCTACTATTGCATTTCGAGTATTGAATAGTTTTAAACAAAAGGATTATTCTGGAGAATTTAAATTGACTCCTAAAGAAAAGCAGATCTTGGATGAAATGGTAAAAGGGAAAACGATCGGAAGAGTTGCCGAATTCTTAAAAGTCAGTAAATATACCGTCCAGCATCATGTGAAGAATATATACAAAAAGCTGAATGTACATAATAGAGCAGAATTGGTGCGAAAGGCGAGCGATATAGGTTTATTACCGTAA
- a CDS encoding ATP-binding protein, with the protein MVSVFSQKFQGVLLILILIFSSGCGSGSSSKKKPRVENGILDLSKDWDFGKEEPLSIEGDWVFYWSQLFSEIKNPLKTDLDLSLKSKDQIKFGDVPNVWNENKDQKYPGFGYATYKVLLRLEKPETDMAIKMLEASTSYTLYINGKKVISSGVVGKTPETSKPLYRPGVSEIFDLGTENEIAIEISNFAHFKGGPWAKIFIGKRKDLVTIRQSNVRLDLFVGGGLFVLGLYHLSLFAFLRRETSTLYYGILTICSTIRILITGERILYSIFPNFDFEWGYRLELISSFLIAIFFPLFIRTLYPDEINKKVIRFLISIVIGLSFIVLFTPLVVYSKTISIFGILVTIACFYLVYVFWKAMRNKKLGADVGLFFFLLFFVVVANDILYANMIINTAYFSSYGIASFFVAQAFMVSQRFTSAYKLSEKLAYDLKESNQRLISLDKLKDEFLANTSHELRTPLQGIIGIADSLKRGVGGPLSQSVERQLGMIVTSGQRLSSLVNDIIDFSKLKHKDLNLNLRAVDLYQAVNFTLELNRISTDQTKIKLVNAILPEFPDLLADENRLQQILQNLVSNAIKFTEKGEIVVSARIKALGIAEISVSDTGIGIDPSEHQKVFEFFEQVERGDAKNSSGAGLGLSISRALVALHGGEIGVESSPGQGSRFYFTIPLVSGKIQKSDGKELKNYKEGNHPNSTVALQNESADSEKNSRILVVDDEPVNLQVIQNYLSLRNISSVTAKSGIEALEILQKDKAFDVVILDVMMPKMSGLDTAREIRKTLSTLELPILMLTAKNQDKDLMAALNNGANDYLLKPFDFEELILRINNLLALADGHKSRLNQENEKREAVNNVRQRINIDLHDHLGGKLTDLKFLSEELLSQNQEDRPIFRKINEAVNQSIYILREQMLKIEDLGLLSENFITGINLVLLRRYSDVERDLEFECQEELLQFFEEERKETSIIELYSIVNEITNNDLKYGQGVAKWNFYLENGHLITEMNVESSYHLKKHKTGRGTENLIYRISGLGGKVEMSLVENMYKIKINIPAGNFSVK; encoded by the coding sequence ATGGTTTCCGTTTTCTCTCAAAAATTCCAGGGAGTTTTGCTGATCTTAATACTAATTTTTAGTTCGGGTTGTGGATCAGGATCTTCCTCAAAGAAAAAACCAAGAGTAGAAAATGGAATATTGGATCTAAGCAAAGATTGGGATTTTGGAAAAGAGGAACCTCTAAGTATAGAAGGTGATTGGGTGTTTTATTGGTCTCAATTGTTTTCCGAGATCAAAAATCCTTTAAAGACCGATCTAGATCTTTCTCTAAAATCAAAAGATCAAATCAAATTCGGAGATGTTCCGAATGTTTGGAATGAAAATAAAGATCAAAAGTATCCTGGGTTTGGATATGCAACTTATAAAGTTCTCCTTCGTTTAGAAAAACCGGAGACGGATATGGCAATCAAGATGTTGGAGGCTTCCACATCTTACACACTTTATATAAATGGAAAGAAAGTAATCTCAAGCGGAGTGGTTGGAAAAACTCCCGAAACAAGCAAACCTTTATACAGACCAGGAGTCAGTGAAATATTTGATTTAGGAACAGAAAACGAAATTGCGATAGAGATTTCCAATTTTGCACATTTTAAAGGCGGTCCGTGGGCAAAGATCTTTATAGGGAAAAGAAAAGATCTGGTTACAATACGTCAAAGTAACGTCAGATTAGATCTGTTTGTGGGGGGAGGACTTTTTGTTTTAGGTCTTTATCACCTTAGCTTATTTGCATTCTTAAGAAGAGAAACTTCTACTCTATATTATGGAATTCTGACGATCTGTTCGACCATTCGTATCTTGATCACTGGAGAAAGAATATTATATTCTATCTTTCCTAATTTTGATTTTGAATGGGGATATAGACTGGAATTAATATCTAGCTTTTTGATTGCCATATTCTTTCCGTTATTCATTCGAACATTATATCCGGATGAGATAAACAAAAAAGTAATTCGATTTTTAATTAGTATTGTTATCGGGTTATCTTTTATTGTATTGTTCACTCCTTTAGTCGTATATTCCAAGACTATTTCTATTTTTGGGATTTTAGTCACGATAGCTTGTTTTTATCTAGTATACGTTTTTTGGAAAGCGATGAGAAATAAGAAGTTAGGTGCAGATGTAGGCTTATTCTTCTTTCTTCTATTTTTCGTAGTTGTTGCAAACGACATATTGTATGCGAATATGATCATAAATACTGCATACTTCTCTTCTTACGGAATAGCTTCATTTTTTGTGGCACAGGCCTTTATGGTCTCTCAAAGATTTACAAGCGCCTATAAACTTTCAGAAAAACTAGCTTATGATCTAAAAGAATCCAACCAAAGATTGATCTCTTTGGATAAACTAAAGGATGAATTTTTAGCAAATACTTCTCACGAATTAAGAACTCCTTTACAAGGTATTATAGGGATTGCCGATTCTTTAAAAAGAGGAGTAGGTGGTCCATTGTCTCAATCGGTAGAAAGACAATTGGGAATGATTGTCACAAGCGGGCAAAGGCTTTCTAGTTTAGTAAATGATATAATAGATTTTTCTAAATTAAAACATAAGGACTTAAATCTAAATTTAAGAGCAGTGGATTTGTACCAAGCTGTTAATTTTACCTTGGAGTTGAATCGGATTTCTACAGATCAAACTAAGATTAAATTAGTAAATGCGATCTTACCTGAGTTTCCTGACTTACTTGCGGATGAGAATAGGCTACAACAAATTTTACAAAATTTAGTGAGTAATGCGATTAAATTTACTGAAAAGGGAGAAATCGTAGTCAGTGCTCGGATCAAGGCACTTGGGATCGCAGAGATCAGCGTTTCGGATACGGGGATTGGAATAGATCCTTCGGAACACCAAAAGGTATTCGAATTTTTTGAACAGGTCGAAAGAGGAGACGCTAAAAATAGCTCTGGCGCAGGACTAGGACTTTCAATCAGTAGAGCCTTGGTCGCGTTGCATGGGGGAGAAATTGGAGTAGAATCCAGTCCTGGACAAGGTTCCCGCTTTTATTTTACAATCCCTTTGGTTTCTGGAAAGATCCAAAAATCCGATGGAAAAGAATTAAAAAATTATAAAGAAGGGAATCATCCAAACTCAACTGTAGCCCTACAAAATGAATCCGCTGATTCAGAAAAGAATTCTAGGATCTTGGTAGTAGACGACGAACCTGTAAACTTGCAGGTAATACAAAACTATCTTTCTTTAAGAAATATTTCCTCTGTCACTGCGAAAAGCGGAATAGAAGCCCTAGAAATTTTACAAAAAGATAAGGCATTCGATGTTGTTATCTTAGATGTGATGATGCCTAAAATGTCCGGTTTAGACACGGCTAGAGAGATCCGTAAAACACTTAGCACATTGGAACTTCCTATTCTTATGTTGACAGCAAAAAATCAGGACAAGGATCTGATGGCAGCATTGAATAATGGTGCAAATGATTATCTACTTAAACCTTTCGATTTTGAAGAATTAATTTTAAGGATCAATAATTTACTCGCTTTGGCAGATGGGCACAAAAGTCGTCTAAACCAAGAAAACGAAAAAAGAGAAGCAGTTAATAACGTAAGGCAAAGGATCAATATCGACTTACACGATCACCTGGGTGGAAAACTTACTGATTTAAAATTTTTATCAGAAGAATTACTTTCTCAAAACCAAGAAGATAGACCAATCTTTAGAAAGATCAACGAAGCTGTAAATCAATCTATCTACATCTTAAGAGAACAAATGTTGAAGATAGAAGATTTAGGTTTATTATCTGAGAATTTTATCACAGGGATCAACTTAGTTTTACTCAGAAGATATTCTGATGTGGAAAGGGACTTAGAATTTGAATGCCAAGAAGAGTTGCTTCAGTTTTTTGAAGAAGAGCGGAAGGAAACTTCTATTATAGAACTTTATAGTATTGTAAATGAGATCACCAATAACGATCTAAAATATGGCCAAGGTGTAGCTAAATGGAATTTCTATTTGGAAAACGGACATCTGATCACGGAAATGAATGTAGAGTCTTCTTATCATTTGAAAAAACATAAAACAGGAAGAGGAACAGAAAATCTGATATATCGGATATCTGGCCTCGGCGGAAAAGTTGAAATGTCCTTAGTCGAAAATATGTATAAAATAAAAATAAATATCCCAGCCGGAAATTTTTCCGTAAAATAA
- a CDS encoding acetyl-CoA hydrolase/transferase family protein — translation MDLHFVSPKEAVSEIKNGQRVFIHSVYAAPKLLIEALSARASELQNIEMVHIHTEGEVPYAQNGMESSFHTNALFVGANMREAVKEGRADYLPIFLSECPSLFRKQILPLDVALISVSPPDKHGFCSLGVSVDISKAAVDSASIVIAQVNRFMPRTHGDGIIHINKIHKLVEGNIPLLESKHTAPDQVESKIGEYIAGLVEDGATLQMGIGAIPDAVLTCLLNHKDLGIHTEMFSDGVIPLVEKGIITGKNKKIHPGKIVTGFVMGTRKLYDFVDDNPEVVFLDIGYINDTANIRKNPKVTAINSAIEVDLTGQVCADSIGTRQYSGVGGQMDFIRGASLSEGGKPIIALPSVTSHGKSRIAPILQPGASVTTTRANVHYVITEYGIADLYGKNLKQRAKLLTQIAHPNHRESLEREAFERFKGF, via the coding sequence ATGGATTTACATTTTGTTTCCCCGAAAGAAGCGGTTTCAGAGATCAAAAACGGCCAAAGAGTTTTTATTCACAGTGTATATGCTGCTCCAAAACTCCTGATAGAAGCATTAAGCGCCAGAGCTTCCGAATTACAAAATATCGAGATGGTCCACATCCATACGGAAGGAGAAGTTCCATATGCACAAAATGGAATGGAGTCTTCATTTCATACAAACGCTCTATTCGTAGGCGCAAACATGAGAGAAGCTGTGAAAGAAGGAAGAGCGGATTATCTACCCATCTTTTTAAGCGAGTGCCCTTCACTTTTTAGAAAACAGATACTTCCGTTGGATGTGGCTCTTATCTCAGTTTCCCCTCCTGATAAACATGGGTTTTGTTCTTTAGGAGTTTCAGTCGATATAAGCAAAGCAGCCGTAGATTCAGCGAGCATTGTAATCGCTCAAGTGAATCGTTTTATGCCAAGAACTCACGGAGATGGAATTATTCATATAAATAAGATCCATAAATTAGTAGAAGGTAATATACCTTTATTAGAATCAAAACATACTGCACCGGATCAAGTAGAAAGTAAAATAGGAGAATATATTGCTGGTCTTGTAGAAGATGGAGCCACTCTTCAAATGGGAATAGGCGCCATTCCGGACGCAGTTCTTACTTGTTTACTAAATCATAAAGATCTTGGAATTCATACAGAGATGTTCTCAGACGGTGTTATTCCATTGGTAGAAAAAGGAATTATCACTGGAAAAAATAAAAAAATCCATCCAGGAAAGATAGTAACTGGTTTTGTAATGGGAACTAGAAAACTATACGATTTTGTGGATGATAATCCCGAAGTTGTATTTTTAGATATAGGTTATATCAACGACACTGCTAATATTCGCAAAAATCCTAAAGTAACCGCAATCAATTCTGCTATCGAAGTTGATCTTACGGGACAAGTTTGCGCGGATTCTATCGGAACCAGACAGTATTCTGGAGTGGGAGGACAGATGGATTTTATCCGAGGTGCTTCTCTTTCAGAAGGTGGTAAGCCGATTATAGCACTTCCTTCAGTAACTTCTCATGGAAAATCAAGAATTGCTCCAATTCTACAACCTGGCGCAAGCGTAACCACCACAAGAGCAAATGTTCATTATGTAATCACTGAATACGGAATTGCCGATCTTTACGGCAAAAATCTAAAACAAAGAGCAAAACTACTTACACAAATTGCCCATCCAAACCATCGAGAATCTTTGGAAAGAGAAGCATTCGAACGGTTCAAAGGATTTTAA
- the ccoN gene encoding cytochrome-c oxidase, cbb3-type subunit I — protein sequence MSSSEQKYNDTIVKGFLISGLVWGVASMLVGVWVAFQMVYPELNFGPYFTFGRLRPLHTNAAIFGFALSIIFATGYHTVQRLCRVRIWSDKLAYLHLSLYNLTIIAAAITLPLGLNQSKEYAELEWPLDLMIVIWFVIFLINYFATIFTREEKQLYAAIWFYIASWVTIPILFIVNNLSIPVSWIKSYSVYSGVYDANIQWWYGHNAVAFVLTTPFLGLMYYYLPKHIKQPIYSHRLSIIHFWSLIFLYIWAGPHHLLYSPLPDWLQTTGMVFSIMLWMPSWGGMLNGFLTLTQAKEKIKTDATLKMLLVGLTFYGMSTFEGPLLSIRAVSGLGHNTDWIIGHVHGGTLGWVGMMSFAVIYYLVPRLWNTNLFSEKLANTHFWVATLGILLYIVSMWVSGITEGSMWRAIDETGALKFPNWVQITETLKPYRLFRGIGGGLYLIGLLIMIYNVIRTILTAGSGFKEIDLRIGSKEEKTV from the coding sequence ATGAGTTCTTCAGAACAAAAATATAACGATACGATCGTCAAAGGATTTTTGATATCGGGATTGGTTTGGGGTGTGGCTTCCATGCTTGTGGGAGTATGGGTCGCTTTCCAAATGGTATATCCTGAATTAAATTTCGGACCCTACTTCACTTTCGGCAGGCTGAGACCTTTGCATACGAATGCGGCTATTTTCGGGTTTGCATTGAGTATCATATTCGCAACAGGTTATCACACGGTACAAAGACTTTGTAGAGTCAGGATATGGAGTGATAAACTCGCATATCTTCACTTATCACTTTACAACCTTACGATAATCGCAGCAGCGATCACTTTACCTTTAGGTTTAAACCAATCCAAAGAATACGCCGAATTGGAATGGCCCTTGGATCTTATGATCGTGATCTGGTTTGTGATATTCCTAATCAATTATTTCGCAACGATCTTTACGCGTGAAGAAAAGCAACTATACGCTGCGATTTGGTTCTATATCGCATCTTGGGTCACCATCCCTATCCTATTTATAGTGAATAACCTTTCTATTCCGGTTAGTTGGATTAAATCCTATTCGGTTTACTCCGGTGTGTATGACGCGAACATCCAATGGTGGTATGGACACAACGCCGTTGCATTCGTTCTTACAACTCCATTTTTGGGACTAATGTACTATTATCTTCCTAAACATATCAAACAACCTATCTATAGCCACAGACTCTCCATTATTCACTTCTGGAGTTTGATCTTTCTATATATTTGGGCTGGTCCTCACCATCTACTTTACTCACCTCTTCCTGATTGGTTACAAACCACAGGTATGGTATTCAGTATCATGTTATGGATGCCTTCTTGGGGAGGAATGTTGAACGGATTTTTGACTCTGACTCAGGCCAAAGAGAAAATCAAAACTGATGCCACTTTAAAAATGCTCTTAGTTGGGCTTACATTCTACGGTATGTCTACATTCGAAGGTCCACTTCTTTCCATTAGAGCGGTCAGTGGTTTAGGTCATAATACTGACTGGATTATTGGACACGTTCACGGAGGAACCTTAGGCTGGGTGGGAATGATGTCATTCGCAGTTATTTATTACCTAGTGCCAAGATTATGGAATACGAATCTATTCTCAGAAAAACTTGCAAACACTCACTTCTGGGTCGCAACACTCGGGATTTTACTGTATATCGTATCCATGTGGGTATCTGGTATTACTGAAGGATCTATGTGGAGAGCGATAGACGAAACAGGTGCATTAAAATTCCCGAACTGGGTACAGATTACTGAAACTTTGAAACCTTATAGATTATTCCGAGGTATCGGAGGTGGTCTTTATCTGATCGGACTACTCATCATGATCTATAATGTTATCCGCACTATCCTGACCGCCGGCTCCGGATTTAAGGAAATCGATTTAAGGATCGGATCAAAAGAGGAGAAAACTGTATGA
- the ccoO gene encoding cytochrome-c oxidase, cbb3-type subunit II, whose product MNWFDKLLDWFSGFTDQWEKHGVKFTLYTTIAILIGGLFELVPPFFLTKTAEPIQNVKPYNALELAGRDVYQKEGCNNCHTQMIRPFKWEVDRFDPGHSYGKDGYSKAGEYVYDHPFLWGSKRTGPDLAHESQIQPSAEWHKTHLINPRDTAKGSIMPAYPWLFEESSIVDASKIADHMRGLQKIGVPYTEEDISSAPSLLAGKTAGDALIAYLLKLGRDTAELSKSLQ is encoded by the coding sequence ATGAATTGGTTCGACAAATTACTGGATTGGTTCTCCGGTTTTACAGATCAGTGGGAAAAACACGGAGTTAAGTTCACACTTTATACCACGATCGCTATTTTGATCGGCGGACTATTTGAATTGGTTCCTCCATTCTTTCTCACGAAGACGGCAGAGCCCATTCAAAACGTAAAGCCGTATAACGCGCTGGAATTGGCAGGAAGAGATGTCTATCAAAAGGAAGGATGTAATAATTGCCATACTCAAATGATACGTCCTTTCAAATGGGAAGTAGATCGTTTCGATCCAGGACATTCCTATGGCAAAGATGGATATTCCAAAGCTGGGGAATATGTTTACGACCACCCTTTCTTATGGGGATCCAAAAGAACAGGCCCAGATCTTGCTCACGAATCACAGATCCAACCGTCTGCGGAATGGCATAAGACACATTTGATCAACCCTAGAGATACTGCAAAAGGTTCTATCATGCCTGCTTATCCTTGGTTGTTCGAAGAATCTTCTATCGTTGACGCTTCTAAGATCGCGGACCATATGAGAGGTCTTCAAAAGATAGGAGTTCCTTATACAGAAGAAGATATTTCTTCCGCTCCTTCTCTATTAGCAGGTAAAACGGCTGGGGATGCTCTTATCGCTTATCTTCTGAAATTAGGAAGAGATACCGCCGAATTATCTAAAAGTTTACAGTGA
- a CDS encoding cbb3-type cytochrome c oxidase subunit 3: MDLDTLQIYKSLRLPILVLSIFTIILYVYRSSRKERMEKPKFRMLEED, translated from the coding sequence GTGGATTTAGATACATTACAAATTTATAAATCGTTAAGGCTTCCAATCCTGGTGCTTTCCATCTTTACGATTATCTTATACGTATATAGAAGTTCCAGAAAGGAAAGAATGGAAAAACCTAAATTCAGAATGCTGGAGGAGGATTAA
- a CDS encoding cbb3-type cytochrome c oxidase N-terminal domain-containing protein: protein MSDPNKEFDGIRQADNPLPEWWKWVFLGCIIFAGFYAVYFHVFSDWGTNEYYAAQIQEYEKEFPNRNVAVESKDGSNPFRGNQDAISAGQKTFQTYCVACHGPTGEGLVGPNLMDKEWLHGNTDLELYETVMKGISVERAKLNRGPMPAHENSLGSEKVYQVLAWLASKNPELKSSK from the coding sequence ATGAGCGATCCTAACAAGGAATTCGACGGGATCAGACAGGCAGACAATCCTCTTCCTGAATGGTGGAAATGGGTGTTCTTAGGATGTATAATCTTCGCGGGATTTTATGCTGTATACTTCCACGTTTTTTCAGATTGGGGAACGAACGAATATTACGCTGCTCAAATACAGGAATATGAAAAAGAATTTCCAAACCGTAATGTTGCCGTAGAGTCCAAAGATGGATCTAATCCGTTCAGAGGAAATCAAGATGCGATCAGTGCGGGACAAAAAACGTTCCAAACCTACTGTGTTGCTTGTCATGGTCCAACTGGAGAAGGCTTAGTCGGCCCAAATCTAATGGATAAAGAATGGCTGCATGGAAATACGGATCTTGAACTTTATGAAACCGTTATGAAAGGAATTTCAGTAGAAAGGGCTAAATTGAACAGAGGGCCTATGCCTGCACACGAGAACTCATTGGGTTCCGAAAAAGTATACCAAGTGCTTGCATGGTTAGCCTCCAAAAACCCGGAGCTTAAATCTTCCAAATAA
- the ccoG gene encoding cytochrome c oxidase accessory protein CcoG: MIISRPMQGKIRTARNYVQVFLVLLFFITPWIRWDGFQVIRLDIPDRKFFLFGNIFIPQEGYFLHLFLISAGLSLFFFTTLIGRVWCGWACPQTIYSDIFDWIGRKIQNSKYGKQDANRALIVLTHVAWILVSFAASFAWISYFADPYQMISYFKNPNANFPTWSLFLGFFTFAMYADIAFIREQFCKYGCPYARFQTVMMDNHSVNITYDYVRGEPRRKGTTKIGDCTACNMCLVVCPTGIDIREGANPWCIACGKCSDACTKQMAKEDKKSLIGYWSENQISQKGSPIKWIRPRTVVYALFLILTISAIGILLSSRVPLYLSVIPDRNIQPMIVQNGVVRNFYEVQMQNLTPKDRTLKFEIESSDLQGERKILVGGTEEAIVELKGDSDARYRLLIELKIAEQDAQKRSHDIKLKVMDIQDFEYSKSETVPFLLPVSISGWKLPNDERIVHGR; this comes from the coding sequence ATGATCATTTCAAGACCAATGCAGGGAAAGATAAGGACCGCAAGAAATTACGTCCAGGTATTCTTGGTTCTTCTCTTTTTTATAACGCCTTGGATTCGCTGGGACGGATTTCAAGTTATCCGATTGGATATACCGGATAGAAAATTTTTTCTATTCGGTAATATTTTTATTCCTCAAGAAGGATACTTTCTTCATCTATTCTTGATCTCAGCAGGACTTTCCCTTTTCTTTTTCACTACTCTAATTGGTAGAGTTTGGTGCGGATGGGCTTGCCCACAAACGATCTATTCGGATATTTTCGATTGGATTGGACGAAAGATCCAAAATTCCAAATACGGAAAACAAGACGCAAACCGAGCTCTGATAGTTTTAACTCATGTAGCTTGGATCTTAGTCAGTTTTGCAGCGTCTTTTGCGTGGATCTCATATTTTGCGGATCCATACCAAATGATCTCTTATTTCAAAAATCCTAATGCGAACTTTCCGACCTGGTCCTTATTTCTTGGATTTTTCACATTTGCTATGTATGCAGATATAGCATTCATTCGAGAACAATTTTGTAAATATGGATGTCCTTATGCACGTTTCCAAACTGTGATGATGGATAATCATTCAGTCAATATCACTTATGATTATGTAAGAGGTGAACCAAGAAGAAAAGGAACTACAAAGATTGGGGATTGTACCGCTTGCAATATGTGTCTAGTAGTATGTCCTACAGGGATAGACATCAGAGAAGGAGCGAATCCTTGGTGTATCGCCTGTGGAAAATGTTCAGACGCATGCACAAAACAAATGGCCAAGGAAGACAAAAAATCACTGATTGGATATTGGTCTGAAAATCAAATTTCCCAAAAAGGATCTCCTATCAAGTGGATCCGCCCAAGAACAGTAGTATATGCTCTTTTCTTAATTCTTACAATTTCTGCCATCGGGATCTTATTATCCAGCAGAGTCCCACTATATTTATCTGTAATTCCGGATAGAAACATACAGCCGATGATAGTCCAAAACGGTGTTGTTCGGAATTTCTACGAAGTACAAATGCAAAATTTAACTCCTAAGGACAGAACCTTAAAATTCGAAATAGAAAGTTCCGATCTTCAGGGAGAGAGAAAGATACTCGTAGGCGGAACAGAAGAAGCCATTGTTGAACTAAAAGGTGATTCAGATGCCAGATACAGACTCCTTATAGAACTCAAAATTGCAGAACAAGATGCTCAAAAAAGAAGTCATGATATTAAGCTAAAAGTGATGGACATTCAGGATTTTGAATATTCGAAATCGGAGACAGTTCCATTCTTACTTCCGGTTTCTATATCCGGATGGAAATTACCAAATGATGAGAGGATAGTTCATGGACGTTAG
- a CDS encoding FixH family protein, producing MDVSLKRAFWAIKIAFLAMFVATFFTVKLALAGHTPTIDSNYYEKGLKYEQSILSQRKMIENGYGFQADWIQNPGSLQSGKQELQLEFKHGQQKIQGAQIQVQLDKTATEKFNESVTFKETSPGNYKGILSIPFPGEWRISISAKTPEGVLEKTVSVKVIH from the coding sequence ATGGACGTTAGTTTAAAAAGAGCATTTTGGGCCATCAAGATCGCATTCCTGGCAATGTTCGTAGCTACGTTTTTTACGGTAAAACTTGCATTGGCAGGACATACCCCTACTATCGATTCTAACTATTACGAAAAAGGACTTAAATACGAACAGTCCATTCTGTCTCAAAGAAAAATGATAGAGAACGGCTACGGATTCCAAGCCGATTGGATCCAAAATCCGGGCTCCCTCCAATCAGGAAAACAAGAACTCCAGCTGGAATTTAAACATGGACAACAAAAAATCCAGGGCGCTCAAATCCAAGTCCAGTTGGACAAGACAGCAACTGAAAAGTTCAATGAGAGCGTTACATTTAAGGAAACTTCCCCTGGAAATTACAAAGGAATACTCTCTATTCCTTTCCCGGGAGAATGGAGAATTTCTATCTCTGCTAAAACTCCCGAAGGAGTCTTGGAAAAGACTGTTTCGGTTAAGGTAATCCATTGA